TATGCTATTTCCAAAGCACAAATAGACAACTCACCTTTACCAATCGAACTATTGAGTTTTAATGGCATTAATGTAGGTACAGATAATTTATTATTCTGGACAACCACAGCAGAAATTAATAACTGGAAATTTATTATTGAACACAGTACAGATGGTGCTAATTTTACAGCTATTGGCGAAGTTTTAGGTGCAGGCAATAGTAGCGAAATGTTAGACTATCAGTTTACACATTATAATCCAATTGTTGGAAATAATTATTATAGATTAAAACAAGTTGATTATAATGGTGCTTATACATATAGTAATATTGTATTAATTAAAACAAATAGCAATACAAAACAAGAAGTTGCTGTATATCCAAATCCAGTAGCTAATGAATTAAATATAGTATTTTCTAATACTTTTAAAACTAATCCTACTGTAAATATATATAATACATTAGGTCAAACTATTTATACCAATACTATTGACATTAGCAATAACAAGATATTTAAGGTAGATGTTAGTCACTTAAGTAAAGCAACTTATTTACTAGTAATTGATGATTATTCAAACAATAAATTATATTACAAATTTATTAAAGAATAAAAATAAAATTCACTAATCAATGGTTATATGCAAATAACCATTGATTAGTGACTATCTATTGACATATTAAGCTGAGTTCGGTTTAAAAGTTATTATAAGATTGTGTTTAATATTGTCTTTATATAGAACCATAGAAATCGATTTAAAAGAAATGCTACAAGAAGACAATATTCCACCAGCAATAAATGCAAAAAAAGGTATTTTAATGTAAAAAATAAACCATTTAATTACTCTTTTTGTTTATTTTGTTGATATGTCTAACAACACAATTATAAATAAAGGCGATTTACTATTGGCAGAACCTTTTATGTACGACCAACATTTTAAGCGAACGGTTACGCTTATCTGCGAACACAATGAGCAAGGTAGTATTGGTTTAGTATTAAACCGACCTTCTATTTTTAAAATCAATCAGATGATTGAAAACTTTCCTAGTTTTAATGCTTTGATGTATTATGGTGGTCCTGTTGGTTTAGACCAAATGAATTATTTACATTGTTATGGCGATTTAATTCCCAACTCCACGCCTATTGCCGATAATATTTTTTGGAATGGTGATTATGAAGTTTTAAAACAATTAATAAAAAATAAACAAATACACCCACACAATATAAAATTTTTCATTGGCTATGCAGGTTGGGACAAAAATCAACTACAAGAAGAAATGAAAGAAGAAAGCTGGATAGTTTGCAAAGACTATCACCAAATATATAAAATGAGTGAATATATGTGGCAAGATGTATTAACACACATGGGCGGAAAATACAAACTAATGACCAACTTTCCAGAAAATCCACAATTGAATTAAACAGTAAGCATAAAGCTTAATTTAAGAAAAATTAACTTTTCATTTTTTTGCTTATATTTGATGTAAATCAATTTAATATGAGTTTAAAATCTACACTTATTGTATTTAGCATACTAATAATGCATCAGTTCATTTTTGCTTTTGATGATATGCATAAAGTTTGTGGTCAAGAGCAATTTGTAGAAGCAATGCGTCATATCAATCCAAATTATAATAACAATGTAAATGAAGATTTTAATTCATTTTATGATATTATAGACAGACAAAACTCTAGACTTGCTACAGATGATACTATTTACACGATACAAGTAGTAGTACATATTGTTCATATAGAAGATAATAATCAACAAAATATTCCTGATGATATTGTTTTTTCACAAATTAATCAACTTAATAAAGACTTTTCTGCTACCAATGAAGATGGTAGTAATCTTCGACCAATTTTTACTAGTATTAAAGGAAATCCTAAATTACAGTTTCAATTAGCTACTTTAGATCCTGATGGAAATCCTACAAATGGAATTACTAGAACATTTGCAAAACCACCATCACAAGTTTCTAATGATCCGTTAGAACAATTGCTTAGTACAATATCAGATTGGTTTAAAAAAGATACAGTAGTAAAAACAGTGAATGGTGTTCAAGATACCACTATAGGAAAAAGTCCTTGGGATACTAAAAGATATTTAAATATTTGGGTTACTAATTTAAATTATAATAGAGATTTAAGCGAAGGTGTACTTGGTGGTTTTGCTTTTGCTCCACCAGGATTACGCAATTGGCCATTTGGTGTTGGTTATCCTGCAGAAGATGTAGATGGTGTGTCTATTGATTATCGCTTTTTTGGTGTGAATAATTATTATGCACAAACAAGACCACCATATGTACAAGAATCTATTGGCAAAGGAAGAACTACTGTACATGAAGTTGGACACTACTTAGGTTTGCGACATATTTGGGGCGATTATGGAAATCTTTTTGGTGTAGATTGCAATATATTTACTGCCGATTTATTATTTACTGATGGTATAAAAGATACGCCACCACAAAAAGCTCCTGCATCTTCTACACTTGGCGAATATAGATGTGATACTACCATTAATACTTGTGATGCTCCAATTATTGCTAATAATAGAATTGTTGACTATCCAGATTTATTTGAAAATTATATGGATTATTCTGGAGATAATTGCTACAATATGTTTACCAAACAACAAGCAGATTTTATGCGTAATGTACTGAAAGGTAAACGACAAGGAATTATTATTGACAAAACTGTAGAGCAAGTACCTACAGCCATTAAAAACAATAAAAATGATGCTTATTTGGTTGATGTATATCCAAATCCGACAAGCAATACACTACAAATCAAACATCAGTTTGTCAATAGTAATATTAATGTGAATATTATAGACATGACTGGTAGACTAGTTTATCAAAATCAATATAATGCTAACAACAACAACTTTAGTATTGATGTAAGTAGTTTAGATAATGCTATGTATTTAATTCAGTTATCTACAGAAAAACACAATGCGACTATTAGTTTTATAAAGAATTAGTTTGCAATTTTTATCTTATAAAGCTTTTCTTTATTGAAATAGATTGCTTCATTTTTTGTTTATACTTCACAAAAATTAGCAATGACTGTATTTTTTAGAATAAGAAAAGATTCAACCTTAATGCATGATTTTATAAATCAATTCTTTTAAAAGAGCAGTAGTGTCTGTATTGCCTGTACTGTACAAACCTTTCGATTTTGCATCATACAAACACAAGTCGTTGATGATATTTTGCGTTTTCTCAAAACTGTAGTAATTTGCACCAACTTTATAATCGTTGATATAAAACAAGCCCAATTTCTTTAACTCAAATTCTGCTTTGTTTTTATGTTGATGATAGACCAATAATC
Above is a genomic segment from Chitinophagales bacterium containing:
- a CDS encoding YqgE/AlgH family protein, translating into MSNNTIINKGDLLLAEPFMYDQHFKRTVTLICEHNEQGSIGLVLNRPSIFKINQMIENFPSFNALMYYGGPVGLDQMNYLHCYGDLIPNSTPIADNIFWNGDYEVLKQLIKNKQIHPHNIKFFIGYAGWDKNQLQEEMKEESWIVCKDYHQIYKMSEYMWQDVLTHMGGKYKLMTNFPENPQLN
- a CDS encoding T9SS type A sorting domain-containing protein gives rise to the protein MSLKSTLIVFSILIMHQFIFAFDDMHKVCGQEQFVEAMRHINPNYNNNVNEDFNSFYDIIDRQNSRLATDDTIYTIQVVVHIVHIEDNNQQNIPDDIVFSQINQLNKDFSATNEDGSNLRPIFTSIKGNPKLQFQLATLDPDGNPTNGITRTFAKPPSQVSNDPLEQLLSTISDWFKKDTVVKTVNGVQDTTIGKSPWDTKRYLNIWVTNLNYNRDLSEGVLGGFAFAPPGLRNWPFGVGYPAEDVDGVSIDYRFFGVNNYYAQTRPPYVQESIGKGRTTVHEVGHYLGLRHIWGDYGNLFGVDCNIFTADLLFTDGIKDTPPQKAPASSTLGEYRCDTTINTCDAPIIANNRIVDYPDLFENYMDYSGDNCYNMFTKQQADFMRNVLKGKRQGIIIDKTVEQVPTAIKNNKNDAYLVDVYPNPTSNTLQIKHQFVNSNINVNIIDMTGRLVYQNQYNANNNNFSIDVSSLDNAMYLIQLSTEKHNATISFIKN